A genomic region of Gemmata massiliana contains the following coding sequences:
- a CDS encoding helix-turn-helix domain-containing protein — translation MLIVKQAAERACVSEGLIRQWIREGTLPHFRLGAKGKRGKIVIAVEDLDGVLAAFKVIKAEPEPRKAPAPQKLPSAFRHLRIT, via the coding sequence GTGCTGATCGTGAAGCAAGCCGCCGAGCGGGCCTGCGTTTCAGAGGGCCTGATCCGCCAATGGATACGAGAAGGGACACTCCCGCATTTCCGGCTCGGCGCAAAGGGCAAGCGCGGCAAGATCGTGATTGCGGTCGAGGACTTGGACGGGGTGCTGGCAGCGTTCAAGGTAATAAAAGCAGAGCCGGAACCCCGCAAAGCCCCGGCCCCCCAGAAACTGCCGTCAGCTTTTCGGCACCTCCGAATCACCTGA
- a CDS encoding YkvA family protein, whose protein sequence is MKKMLAVVGTAVYLASPIDLIPDVVPVLGWLDDLGVMALLTRYLTRSPDEPKPLGA, encoded by the coding sequence ATGAAGAAGATGCTCGCGGTCGTCGGGACCGCGGTCTATCTGGCGTCCCCGATCGATCTGATCCCCGATGTGGTGCCCGTACTCGGGTGGCTCGATGACCTGGGCGTCATGGCGCTGCTCACCCGGTACTTGACACGGTCGCCCGACGAGCCGAAACCGCTCGGAGCGTGA